The DNA segment GACTTGCCCATGGTGCCACCGCGATACAAGAGCGCCTACTTCGCTCACATCTGGCCCGGAGGATATTCGGCCAGTTACTACGCTTATCTGTGGAGTGAGATTCTGGCCGCTGATAGCTTTGCGGTTGTGCAAAGCCAGGGCGGACTTACAGCCACCAGTGGTCAGAAGTTTCGAGATACGGTTCTGTCGCGCGGCGGCAGTCGCGAGCCAGATCAACTGTACCGCGATTTTGTGGGCCGCGATCCGCAAGTGGATGGACTATTGATTCGCCGTGGACTGAAGGTTCCTGCAAATTAGCTGAGGCAATGCAATAGCAACTGCTGTGGAGCTAAGACAAACGGCGTACTGGTTAGAGATCGGGCATCGATGATTCCACCGTCTGGCGACGGTAGCTACCAAGTTGAGGCGCGCCTTAGCTCCACAATAGATACAACAACATCAACATGATGGCGATGATGATGGCGGTGTATCGCGCGACGGCAATCGAGGCCGGTGACGAAGCTGCGTCGCTCAAGTCGCCTGATTGGCGCTCTCCCACCAACCATGAATTGGGCATCCACCACAACCAGGCCGCCAGCACGCCAAAGACGCTGGCAAACGCCAATTGACCAATTTGGATATCGGTCCAGCCAAGCAAGGCCTGACTGGCAGTCCACTGCGCAATCAGTCGGCTGATAACTGTGACCCAGATTAGCTCACCGCCGCTCATCTTCTTCAGCCTCTCTGTTTGCCCGCAGTTCGGCGTTTGACTCAGGCAAGTGCGGCAGCCAACACACAAGCCCTCGCAGTCGCTGTCGATCGTACGGTTTAGTCATCAAACTGACGACCATGGTGACTGCAATTGCGATCACAAACGACCACCAGGCAACCCATAGAAACAACAGTCCGTTGTACCACAACGTCACAGATGATGACACGCCCAGCAACATGCCGGCCAGGCCACCCCACTGCGTTACGCGACTGGAAAGCATTCCCAACAACAGTAGCGCCAGCAGCGGACCTTGAAAGAAACTCAAGAAGGTTTGAAAGGCTTCAAACACCGAATTGAACTGCTGGCGGATGACGCTGGAACTCAATACGCCCAACGTCAGAAAGGCAACTACCAGTATGCGCCCCACCCACAGCGTCTCGCGATCGCCTGAATTGGGCCGAATCAATGGCCGATAGATGTCGGTCACGCACAGCGTGGAGGCCGAATTTACATACGAATCTAAATTCGACATGATGCCAGCGAAAAATGCGCCTAACACGATACCCAGCACGCCAGTTGGTAGAAGTTTGACGAGTTCTGGCAAAACGATTCCTGACTGCCATTGGTCACTACCCGGAGGACCGAGCCGATCGCTGAGCAGGGCTAACCCGATCAAACCGGGAACGACCAGCAGGAATGGAAACACGATTTTGATAGCCGCGCACAGCAGATACGATGCGCGGGCCTCGGCCTGGCTGCGTGTGCCGAACGTGCGCTGCACAATAGCTTGATTGCCGATCCAGTACGCCGGACCAAGCACAAAGCCCAACCCTAACAGGACTGCCGGCCAAGGATAGTCCTTGTCGTCGGCCGGACGCAGTAACTGAAAATGGTGCTGTGTGTCGGGCAACTGGGCGACACGCTCGCGCAGTCCGCTCCAACCGCCAACTTCACCCAGCCCAATCGCGCAGATCATGATGGCGCCAATGATCAGCACAATGCAGGACACAAAATCGGTATACACAACGGCCTTCAAACCACCGATGCAGGTATACAGGCCCACCAACAACGCCGTGAGCAAAACTGCACCCATAAAGGGCATGCCCAGTAGACTCTCAAACATGGTGCCCGCGCTGACAAAGATGACACCCAACGTACCGATCATGAACAGCGCCCAGACGATGGCAAAGCACAGCCGCACTGCTTGGTTGTAGCGCAATCCGAGGTATTCAGGAATCGTATACACACCTGCCATCCACAGCAGCGGCATGAACACGAACGCAGCAATCAAGACTGGAAAGATACAGCCGATCAAATCGAAGTTGGTCATTACCAGCCCAAAGCGATATCCGTCGTCGGCTAGGCCCATCATATCCTTGGCACCGATGTCGGATACGACCAACGACGTACCGACAGCCCACCACGGCAACGAACGTCCGCCCAGAAACAAATCCAATCCCGACTTCGCTCCTCGACCGACCCACACACCCAGCGCGGCAACGCTAATCAAATAGGTGCCGACAAACAGTAGATCGATAATGGAAAGCTGCATGATTACCTCGTAGGCCAGCGGCGTATGGGTAGCGACCAGCGCCAGACGTTCCGTGAACTGGCGTTTCGCCGTCTGGCGACGCTGGCTAGTGGTGTATTCTTGCTTGGCCGCTCGCCTCAGTTCGTTACCGTTCGACTCTTGGTCGTTACCGCCTGACCCTGGGCCTGTCGGAGTCGGGTTATTGTGACTGGCACCGACAGGCTTGACAATCCTGCCTACGCTGCGCTAATCCCCTGGCCAATCAAACGCAACAGAATGTTGTTATTCGCTCAACTAGGAAACGTGCCGTCATGACATGGAATGAAGTTTGGGAAGCGCAAATCGCAGACTGGGTTCAGCAGCAAATGACTGGTGCTGATGCCGCGCACGGCTTGGACCATGTGCGACGCGTGGTCGTCAACGCTCGGATGATTGCTGTACAGGAAGGTGCCATATTGTCGGTCGTTCTTCCTGCCGCCTGGCTACACGATTGTGTGATTGTCGCTAAGAATTCGTCGCTACGAGGACAAGCTTCGCGATTGGCTGCCGAGCGTGCTGGCCAGTATTTGCGGTCGATCAACTATCCGACGAATTTGATCGATGCTATCGCTCACTGCATCCAGGCTCACAGCTTTTCGGCAGGAATAACGTGCGAGACGTTAGAAGCGCAAATCGTACAAGATGCCGACCGTCTGGAAGCCCTAGGTGCAATTGGCATCGCCCGCTGCTTGATGACCGGAGGAGCCTTGCGGCAACAGTTGTATGATCCGCAATCACCGTTTCCGGTCAATCGAGCGGCTGCCGATGATGTTTATTCGATCGATCACTTCTTCGTCAAGTTGTTTCGCTTGCCCAGCACTATGCACACGGCGACTGGGCGTCAATTGGCTGGCCGACGATCGGCCTTCATGATCGAATTCTTGCGTCAGCTAGCATCAGAAATCGCTGCCGATCCACAGCAGCTTGAATGGGCCCTGCGCAATGCGACTTTGCCAAACCAGTCAGGCCAGGCAGGGGGTCAATGACAGCACCCTACAGAAAAACCCGGTTGCTTGAACAACCGGGTTTTAGCTTGAACAGACTTAGCGCCAGTCCGACCGATATTGCGGGCTGAGGTACCTACCAGCGACCGCGGCCACCACCGCCTCCGCCGCCTCCGCCACCGCCGCCGCCTCCGCCGCGACGATCTTCACGCGGACGAGCTTCATTGACGGTGACTGATCGGCCAGCGATATTTCTAAGGTTAACGCCTTCAATGGCATCACGACCTTCTTTGGCATCTCGCATTTCGACAAACGCGAAGCCTCGCGAACGCCCTGTCTCGCGATCCTTGACGATGCTTACAGACTTGACTTGTCCGTACTCGGCAAACGCAGATTCCAAATCGGCTTCAGTTGCCTGAAAGCTCAGATTACCCACATAAATGTTCATACCAAAATCTCCTCGTAGTGAAACGAAATTGCCTGAAACTGCATCAGGCACAAACAGGAGATCGTACAGAAGAGCTTGAGCAACAATCACACTCAGTTTTGGTGAGTGAGAAGCATCACGTTCCAGCCGTAGGCACTAGAACAACCGAACAGGATCCGAAATCAGAGGAACTATACAAGCTCAGCCCAGAAGGAAATCCAACTCAATCGTCATAACTACTTGAACGAAACCGCTTTTAGCAAACATCCTCAGCGAATCTACCTGAACGCCATCCGAACTAATTCAACATCTGCTTAGCCCGTGCGTCAGTGGAAGTTTACAGCAACGTCGTTCGCCAGTCCAGATAACTTGCGCTGTCATTTGCTCGGAATTACCAAATTTGGTCCAGTTGGGCGGCCTAGTCAACTTAGGTCTTTAGCTCCAATTTTAAGTAATTGCCGCCGCAAATAATCCAGCGCAGCCTGAGAGGCACGCCAGCGGATCAAGTTCCGATCACCCGGCAGCCGCAGCCGCAGTGATTTGGTTTGTCGAGCATCGCTATAACCAACAAATACCGTTCCCACCGGCTTCTCCGGACTTCCTCCACCCGGTCCGGCCACGCCGGTGGTAGAGATTGCGAAATCCGTGCCAGCTCGCTCGCGGAGGCCACAGGCCATCGCTTCGGCCACCTCGGCCGATACGGCCCCCTGAGCTTCAATTAGTTCGCCGGGTACTCCCAGTAACCGAGTCTTAACGGCATTGTGATAGGCGACCACGGCCTGAATAAAGTAGGCCGATGATCCCGGAATATCGGTCAATCGCTGAGCTACCAGGCCGCCGGTACAGCTTTCGGCCACCGCTACCGTCTTGCCCGCATCGCTCAACAACTTACCCACTACCTCTTCCATCGTTTCGCCGTTCAGGGCAAAAAGGGCGATGCCCAGCTTGTCGGCAATTCGCGTGGCCAGTTCGTCGTTCAGCCGGTCGGCTTCGGTCTGGGTAGGTCCCTGCGCCGTCAATTGCACCTCCACTTCGGTTTTATTGAACAGCGTGGCCGTCTTCGGGTTTTGATACTGCGTGTAGATTGGTGCAATCAGCTCGTCCAGAAAGGACTCGCCCATACCCGATACTCGCAACACCTTGCGACGCACACTGACCTGGCCAGCGCGTTGTCTCAGTCGTGGTAACACTTGCGCCTCGAACATGGGCTGCATCTCCTTGGGCGGTCCGGGCAGAATGAATAGGTCGCACTGGCCGGTACGGATCCATTGACCTGGTGCCGTTCCGTTAGCATTGATCAGCACTTCAGCTTGTTCGATAACCAGCGCCTGCACGCGATTCTTTTCGGGCATGTCATATCCCAGGTGAACAAATCGCTGGCGAATCGCTTCCAGCAACTCCTGGTGATAGACTAGCTCTCGTCCCAGGGCTGCCGCCGCGCACTGTCGAGTCAAATCATCTTCCGTTGGCCCCAGACCACCGGTAGTGATGACCACCTGGGACCTGGCGATGGCTTGAGCGATGCTGGCTTGCAGAGACGGTACGTCGTCACCCACGATTGTTTTGAGCCGAACTTCGATGCCGATTTCGTTCAGTCGCTCGGTTAGCCACAGACTGTTGGTGTCAATTCTCGTGGGTGTCAGCAGTTCGGAGCCAATGGCGATAATTTCAGCGGTGATCATGAGGGCAACCGTATCCGTCGGAGGCAAACTGGAAAGTGGCGCGTATAATGTTAGCCAGTTACTACAGGGTGCCTACGGTCATGACCACGCCGGCTCGAAAAAGCCTCGCAGTCGCTACGCCACTGGGAACTGGCGAGTCGTGGCGATCAAGATAATACCTGGCTTAGCCGACTTGGCAGCTAATTGGCTGATATATTCGCTGTCGGCATGGACGCGTTCATAGATTGTCGCCACTGTACCAGTCGCGCATGTAGATCGCTGGTAATCTCTGACTGCTCCTTGGCCAAATTGTGCGACTCGCCTATGTCCTGTTCGAGATCGTACAGTTCCAAGCGACGATCCTCCAGGAACTCCAGCAGCTTCCAGCGTCCGCTTTGGATCAGGCTAACTGGCGTAGTGCGCCACGAGTTCTTTCCCGCCCCCAAGTAGCCCGGAAAATGCTGATAGATCGCCTCGCGCGCCAGCTTGGCATGCGGATTTCGCAGCAGCGCCGCGAGACTCTCTCCGTCCAAGGATTGTTGCGGCCTGGGTGCACCAGAGACTTCCAGCAATGTGGGAAACATGTCCACGTGAATGGTCGGTTCATTACATGCCGACCCCGGTACCGTCACGCCGGGCCAGCGGACAATCAATGGAACTCGAGTTCCCCCTTCATACAAGCTGCCTTTGCCGCTCCTGAGTGGATGGTTGTCAGTCACGTCTCCCGATTCTTTAATGCCTTCGCGCACATAACCACCGACGCCGCCGTTGTCGCTGGTAAAAATCAGCAGCGTCTTATCGGACAAATTCAATTGGTCAAGGGTGTGCATGATTCGCCCTACGCTCTCATCAACAGAATAGATCATGGCTGCGTAAGTTGAATTGTTATGCCCGCCGTCTGACGGCTTGCCGGCAAACCGCTGAACTGTTTCCGGCTTGGCCTCGTGGGGGGAATGCACACCAAAGTGTGGTAAATACAAGAAGAACGGCTGATCCTGATGCCGAGTGATGAAGTCCACCGCTCGATCGGTCAGGAAATCTGCCAAGTACTGCCCGGACGGATAGGTGACCCGGGGATTGGTCCGAAAGTTGAAATGCTGTCCAGCGCTAACGATGGCCTCGTCGAAGCCGCGCTGGCTGGGATGATAAGCCCCCTTATCGCCAATATGCCATTTACCAAACATCCCCGTGGCATAACCAGCGCGCTTGAGCTGTGCGGCGATTGTGTCTCGATCCAACGGCAGTTCCGTCAGATTATCGACAGGCCGCAACGGCCGGCTGCGCCAGTTAAAGCGGTCGATGTTGCCAACAGTATAAACGCCGGTGCGAGCCGGATACTGACCGCTCATAAGCGCCGCCCGCGTGGGTGTACAATTTTGGCAGTGATGGTGATTCAGTAGCTTCATTCCTTGGTCAGCCAGACGATCGATATTGGGCGTCTCGTAGTACCGGCTGCCAAAGCAGCCCAAATCGGTATACCCTAAATCATCAGCCATGATAAAGATGATGTTGGTAGCTGCTGGCCGAGTGTTAGACTGTACATCGGCCCAGGTGCTCTGCGTGGTCCACAGCGCACAACACGCGATGGCTGCTAACCAGCCCTGGGGCCAGTAACTCAAGCGAGCATTGTTGAGGATCATGGTCATGATGGGGCCAGTCTAAATTAAGGTCAAACAAACGTTGCGCCAACAATCCACACACACTATCGAACTTAGTGATTTACTGTAACACGCCAGCCGCCTTCGGGCCATGCTGTGACTGAGATAAAATTCTTCAACCACGGCAATTGATCGGTTTCATGTGCACGAAGTCTGCCAACAATGAACCACCAGCCACCCCACCAATCTCTAGACGACCAGCGACGATTGCCACGATCGTTGTGGGTGGTGAGTTGGATATCGTTTCTGGCCGACATCTCGGGTGAAATGATTTTTCCGCTGCTGCCTCTATACATGGTGGTGGTGCTGGGTGCCTCACATACCCAGCTCGGCCTGATGGAGGGCGCTGCGGTCTTACTGGTAGCGTGGATGTCAATCTGGTCAGGAGCACGCAGCGATGTCAGAAAGCATCGTGCTGTGTGGATGCGCTGGGGCTATGGTCTGCCAGTGTTGGGCAAGTTGCTGATTGCGGTGGCTGTCACTTGGCCGGTGGCTGTTGGTGGTCGATGGCTGGACCGCTTCGGCAAAGGATTGCGGAGCGCGCCACGCGATGCTTTGATTGCCGATTTAGTGGACGCTGCGCAGCGCGGTCGGGCTTTCGGATTGCACCGTGCGTTTGATACTGCCGGTGCGCTGCTGGGGGTCTTGCTGTCAGCGGTGCTGTTGTGGTGGCTGGCCGGCAGTCCGGCGACAAATGTGGCGGCGACCGATTCTAACCCTGCGCAACACATTCAACCTTGGGTCTTCCGGATGATTATCGGTGTGGGGGCTGTGCTGGGTCTGGGGTCGTTGTTGTTGACCTGGTGGATTGAAGACCCGCAGCCTGAACTTGATCCTAAACCTGCCAATGATTCAAACGATCGCCACGGCGCGGCGACTTTTCAAACTTGCGAGGCACGGCCTCTTGTAGCGGAACAAAGTTTATTCGGCCTGCCCAAACAATACTGGATCGTGCTGGGTTGCCTGGCACTGTTTGGTTTGGCCAATAGTAGCGATGCATTTCTATTGCTGCGCGCCAGCCAGTTGGGAATGTCGCCGTGGCAAGTCGTTATGGCTTATGCCACATTCAACGTGTCGTATACCATCGTTTCCTATCCGGCGGGAGTGTGGAGCGACGGTGCTGGGCGCTGGCGTGTCATCGGACTCGGCTGGAGCATCTACGTGGTCGCCTACGCGGGAATGGCACTGTTGAATGATACGCAGGTACAGTATGTCTGGCCGCTCATGGCACTGTACGGCGTCTACATGGCGCTGACCGAAGGGGTCGGCAAAGCACTGATCGCCGATC comes from the Pirellulaceae bacterium genome and includes:
- a CDS encoding sodium/solute symporter (Members of the Solute:Sodium Symporter (SSS), TC 2.A.21 as described in tcdb.org, catalyze solute:Na+ symport. Known solutes for members of the family include sugars, amino acids, nucleosides, inositols, vitamins, urea or anions, depending on the system.) produces the protein MQLSIIDLLFVGTYLISVAALGVWVGRGAKSGLDLFLGGRSLPWWAVGTSLVVSDIGAKDMMGLADDGYRFGLVMTNFDLIGCIFPVLIAAFVFMPLLWMAGVYTIPEYLGLRYNQAVRLCFAIVWALFMIGTLGVIFVSAGTMFESLLGMPFMGAVLLTALLVGLYTCIGGLKAVVYTDFVSCIVLIIGAIMICAIGLGEVGGWSGLRERVAQLPDTQHHFQLLRPADDKDYPWPAVLLGLGFVLGPAYWIGNQAIVQRTFGTRSQAEARASYLLCAAIKIVFPFLLVVPGLIGLALLSDRLGPPGSDQWQSGIVLPELVKLLPTGVLGIVLGAFFAGIMSNLDSYVNSASTLCVTDIYRPLIRPNSGDRETLWVGRILVVAFLTLGVLSSSVIRQQFNSVFEAFQTFLSFFQGPLLALLLLGMLSSRVTQWGGLAGMLLGVSSSVTLWYNGLLFLWVAWWSFVIAIAVTMVVSLMTKPYDRQRLRGLVCWLPHLPESNAELRANREAEEDERR
- a CDS encoding HD domain-containing protein, with the protein product MTWNEVWEAQIADWVQQQMTGADAAHGLDHVRRVVVNARMIAVQEGAILSVVLPAAWLHDCVIVAKNSSLRGQASRLAAERAGQYLRSINYPTNLIDAIAHCIQAHSFSAGITCETLEAQIVQDADRLEALGAIGIARCLMTGGALRQQLYDPQSPFPVNRAAADDVYSIDHFFVKLFRLPSTMHTATGRQLAGRRSAFMIEFLRQLASEIAADPQQLEWALRNATLPNQSGQAGGQ
- a CDS encoding RNA-binding protein, with amino-acid sequence MNIYVGNLSFQATEADLESAFAEYGQVKSVSIVKDRETGRSRGFAFVEMRDAKEGRDAIEGVNLRNIAGRSVTVNEARPREDRRGGGGGGGGGGGGGGGRGRW
- a CDS encoding competence/damage-inducible protein A — its product is MITAEIIAIGSELLTPTRIDTNSLWLTERLNEIGIEVRLKTIVGDDVPSLQASIAQAIARSQVVITTGGLGPTEDDLTRQCAAAALGRELVYHQELLEAIRQRFVHLGYDMPEKNRVQALVIEQAEVLINANGTAPGQWIRTGQCDLFILPGPPKEMQPMFEAQVLPRLRQRAGQVSVRRKVLRVSGMGESFLDELIAPIYTQYQNPKTATLFNKTEVEVQLTAQGPTQTEADRLNDELATRIADKLGIALFALNGETMEEVVGKLLSDAGKTVAVAESCTGGLVAQRLTDIPGSSAYFIQAVVAYHNAVKTRLLGVPGELIEAQGAVSAEVAEAMACGLRERAGTDFAISTTGVAGPGGGSPEKPVGTVFVGYSDARQTKSLRLRLPGDRNLIRWRASQAALDYLRRQLLKIGAKDLS
- a CDS encoding sulfatase — translated: MTMILNNARLSYWPQGWLAAIACCALWTTQSTWADVQSNTRPAATNIIFIMADDLGYTDLGCFGSRYYETPNIDRLADQGMKLLNHHHCQNCTPTRAALMSGQYPARTGVYTVGNIDRFNWRSRPLRPVDNLTELPLDRDTIAAQLKRAGYATGMFGKWHIGDKGAYHPSQRGFDEAIVSAGQHFNFRTNPRVTYPSGQYLADFLTDRAVDFITRHQDQPFFLYLPHFGVHSPHEAKPETVQRFAGKPSDGGHNNSTYAAMIYSVDESVGRIMHTLDQLNLSDKTLLIFTSDNGGVGGYVREGIKESGDVTDNHPLRSGKGSLYEGGTRVPLIVRWPGVTVPGSACNEPTIHVDMFPTLLEVSGAPRPQQSLDGESLAALLRNPHAKLAREAIYQHFPGYLGAGKNSWRTTPVSLIQSGRWKLLEFLEDRRLELYDLEQDIGESHNLAKEQSEITSDLHARLVQWRQSMNASMPTANISAN
- a CDS encoding MFS transporter; protein product: MNHQPPHQSLDDQRRLPRSLWVVSWISFLADISGEMIFPLLPLYMVVVLGASHTQLGLMEGAAVLLVAWMSIWSGARSDVRKHRAVWMRWGYGLPVLGKLLIAVAVTWPVAVGGRWLDRFGKGLRSAPRDALIADLVDAAQRGRAFGLHRAFDTAGALLGVLLSAVLLWWLAGSPATNVAATDSNPAQHIQPWVFRMIIGVGAVLGLGSLLLTWWIEDPQPELDPKPANDSNDRHGAATFQTCEARPLVAEQSLFGLPKQYWIVLGCLALFGLANSSDAFLLLRASQLGMSPWQVVMAYATFNVSYTIVSYPAGVWSDGAGRWRVIGLGWSIYVVAYAGMALLNDTQVQYVWPLMALYGVYMALTEGVGKALIADQAPVLARGRALGIFQATLGTCGLLASLLVGLIWDTWSSSAALGTSALLACLALLMVLVACLVARRQR